In Streptococcus pneumoniae, the sequence GTTCATCCTGAGCAATCTGAGCAAAGTGGTCAGCGACGCGTGCACGGATAATCTTCATAGCCTTCTCGCGGTTCTTCTGCTGGGTACGTTCTTCCTGCATCTCAACCTTGATATTGGTTGGCAAGTGAACGATACGAACGGCAGTCGCAACCTTATTGACGTTCTGTCCACCAGCACCAGAGGCGTGATAGATGTCGACACGAAGGTCTTTTGGATCAATGTCGTATTCAACCTCTTCAACTTCTGGCATAACAAGAACTGTCGCTGTCGAAGTATGAACACGGCCTTGGCTTTCTGTCACAGGAACACGTTGCACACGGTGGGCACCTGATTCATACTTAAGCTTAGAGTATACAGACTGACCTGAAACCATAGCAACCACTTCTTTAAAACCACCGACACCATTCATAGAGGCTTCCATGACTTCAAAGCGCCAACCTTGGGCTTCCGCATACTTTTGGTACATAGTTAGCAAATCTCCAGCGAAAAGTGCCGCTTCGTCTCCACCAGCTGCTCCACGGATTTCAAGGATGATATTCTTGTCATCGTTTGGATCCTTTGGAAGGAGCAAAATTTTCAGTTTTTCTTCATATTCTTCTTTTTCAGCCTTGGCATCTTTGAGTTCTTGCTTGGCCATTTCTTCCAAGTCCGCATCTCCGCCTGATTCCTTAATCATCTCTTCGGCATCGACGATATTTTGAAGGACTTGTTTATACTCACGGTAGGCTATTACGGTGTCACGATTGGAAGCTTCTTCTTTTGAAAGCTCCATAAAACGCTTGGTGTCTGAAACGACATCAGGGTCACTCAGCAATTCTCCTAGTTCTTCATAACGGTCTTCTACAGCTTGTAGTTGATCATAGATGTTCATTTTTTCTCCTTATTTC encodes:
- the prfA gene encoding peptide chain release factor 1, producing MNIYDQLQAVEDRYEELGELLSDPDVVSDTKRFMELSKEEASNRDTVIAYREYKQVLQNIVDAEEMIKESGGDADLEEMAKQELKDAKAEKEEYEEKLKILLLPKDPNDDKNIILEIRGAAGGDEAALFAGDLLTMYQKYAEAQGWRFEVMEASMNGVGGFKEVVAMVSGQSVYSKLKYESGAHRVQRVPVTESQGRVHTSTATVLVMPEVEEVEYDIDPKDLRVDIYHASGAGGQNVNKVATAVRIVHLPTNIKVEMQEERTQQKNREKAMKIIRARVADHFAQIAQDEQDAERKSTIGTGDRSERIRTYNFPQNRVTDHRIGLTLQKLDTILSGKLDEVVDALVLYDQTQKLEELNK